In Pedobacter sp. SL55, the following proteins share a genomic window:
- a CDS encoding hybrid sensor histidine kinase/response regulator transcription factor, which produces MRYFNPSPGGLNHPIISSFQEDHLGNIWIGTEGGGLNYWNRQSDTFKHFLKSKNNSPNSNMIKRLKFDQGNKRLSVSAYSGGVAYYDMNASAFRSLDFISPESKQPLTVYDYVLDQQGTWWMSDPDKTFFYRKKANSAIELVRVTGNNGKPINLEVEALYFDNQNNLCLVTHQGYYVVQPNTLKVIKHYLIKDPSYSANYLCSFLIASNGDLWLGTLGKGINVLKKDGSYVNYSATSGFAAKMVFGILEDEGSKNIWLSTSDGLYFYDSRTKKFEKARFYQENSCGSFYIRSAYKTAKGEMLFGGTNGFMLFNPAQLNKNPQKPKVFFTGFFVNNIQVTANSNPSLLAKDISSVSNQKENRIQLANSQSNVEIRFSANSYLSAEKNQFAYRMKGLGEKWQISHANQKSVQFLNLPSGDYTFEIKASNNDGLWGDEISRLYIHVDPPFFLSWWAYCFYFAVSLALLFFIIRYYTNKKVFKERLALQALKEKNMRELSQARTDFFTNISHDLKTPLTLVIQPLKQLKETLVANDSAIGYMGLIEKNVSRIQRMISQLLRFREIESQKITLNPQNGDFINFVRDLFGLFELYANKKQIETNIAAHKDNLYVAFDYDVIEKILTNLFSNALKYTPNKGYVGVRIYSSTNQEKERLTDRIDEQEAEYVSIEVLNSGDGFSEEQIATLFTSFNRLSSQRPTFEESSGLGLAIVKELVEVLNGKIWMVNKTDKISFTIMLPLMKQAGSGDMQSNVYDYTISEIDDIMMQDTEAPENNNASAKKTDSVLLMEDDPQLRAYLEQRLAEKYNVYTASDGAEGLIKAEKIYPQLIITDLVMPNRTGLDVCKSLRQNFKTSHIPIIMISGNGDDNQNKIKALEYGASVFIDKPFDVDYLMQQAETILKNQQELKEKYSKRIQVDPSNVTVTSMDEELLRKAMKVIEENIANANYSVEDFVSDMNVGRTILYQKIHDIVGMSIKEFILNIRLKRSAYLLEKSDLTVAEVAYETGFNNAKYFSVCFKKQFELSPSEFKKKAGKK; this is translated from the coding sequence GTGCGTTATTTTAATCCCAGTCCTGGAGGGTTAAACCATCCAATTATCAGTAGTTTCCAAGAAGACCATTTGGGCAATATATGGATTGGTACCGAAGGTGGAGGCCTAAACTACTGGAACCGGCAAAGCGACACTTTTAAGCATTTTCTGAAATCTAAAAACAATTCGCCTAACTCAAACATGATTAAGCGGTTAAAGTTCGATCAAGGAAACAAACGTTTATCGGTTTCGGCTTACAGTGGTGGTGTTGCTTATTACGATATGAATGCAAGTGCATTCCGTAGCTTAGATTTTATATCGCCAGAAAGTAAACAACCATTAACCGTGTATGATTATGTGCTAGACCAGCAAGGCACCTGGTGGATGAGCGATCCTGATAAGACATTTTTCTACAGAAAAAAAGCCAACAGTGCTATTGAACTGGTAAGAGTAACAGGCAACAACGGTAAGCCAATTAACTTAGAGGTAGAAGCCCTATATTTTGATAACCAAAATAATTTGTGTTTGGTTACCCACCAGGGTTATTATGTGGTGCAGCCCAATACTTTAAAGGTAATTAAACACTACCTTATTAAAGATCCATCTTATTCTGCAAATTATTTGTGTAGTTTTCTTATCGCATCTAACGGAGATTTATGGCTTGGCACTTTGGGCAAGGGCATTAATGTGTTAAAAAAAGATGGTAGTTATGTAAACTACAGTGCCACCAGTGGTTTTGCCGCAAAAATGGTATTCGGCATACTCGAAGATGAAGGATCTAAAAACATTTGGTTAAGTACCAGCGACGGACTTTATTTTTACGATAGCCGTACCAAGAAGTTCGAAAAAGCAAGGTTTTACCAAGAAAACAGCTGTGGCTCTTTCTATATCCGCTCTGCTTATAAAACAGCCAAAGGCGAAATGCTATTTGGCGGCACCAATGGATTCATGCTTTTTAATCCAGCCCAACTCAACAAAAATCCTCAAAAGCCTAAAGTATTTTTTACCGGTTTTTTTGTAAATAATATTCAAGTAACGGCTAATTCAAATCCATCGCTTTTAGCTAAAGACATATCTAGTGTTTCTAACCAAAAAGAAAATCGCATACAGCTTGCTAACAGCCAGTCAAATGTAGAAATTAGGTTTTCTGCAAATAGCTATCTATCAGCAGAAAAAAACCAGTTTGCCTACCGTATGAAAGGACTGGGCGAAAAGTGGCAAATTAGCCATGCCAATCAAAAATCAGTGCAGTTTCTCAATCTCCCTAGCGGCGATTACACTTTCGAAATCAAGGCATCTAACAACGATGGTTTGTGGGGAGATGAAATTTCTAGACTGTATATTCATGTAGATCCACCATTTTTTCTGTCGTGGTGGGCATATTGCTTTTATTTTGCGGTATCGCTTGCTTTATTGTTTTTTATCATTAGGTACTACACCAATAAGAAAGTTTTTAAAGAAAGATTAGCCCTACAAGCCCTCAAAGAGAAAAATATGCGTGAGCTGAGCCAAGCCCGTACAGATTTCTTTACCAATATTTCTCATGATTTAAAAACACCTTTAACCTTGGTCATACAGCCTTTAAAACAATTAAAAGAAACTTTGGTAGCTAATGATAGTGCTATTGGCTACATGGGCCTAATCGAGAAAAATGTGTCCAGAATACAACGTATGATTAGCCAGTTGCTGCGTTTTAGAGAAATTGAAAGCCAAAAAATTACACTTAATCCTCAAAATGGAGATTTTATCAACTTTGTAAGAGATCTTTTTGGACTATTTGAACTTTACGCCAACAAAAAGCAAATAGAAACCAATATTGCTGCTCATAAAGATAATTTATACGTTGCTTTTGATTACGATGTGATTGAAAAAATACTAACCAATTTGTTTTCAAATGCACTGAAATATACCCCAAACAAAGGTTATGTTGGTGTACGTATTTACAGTTCTACCAACCAAGAAAAGGAAAGATTAACAGATAGAATAGACGAGCAAGAAGCCGAGTATGTTTCTATAGAAGTTTTAAATAGTGGCGATGGATTTTCTGAAGAACAGATTGCAACGCTTTTCACTTCGTTTAATCGTTTATCGTCGCAACGGCCCACGTTCGAAGAAAGCTCTGGTTTGGGATTGGCAATTGTTAAAGAGCTTGTTGAAGTGTTAAATGGTAAGATTTGGATGGTAAACAAAACCGATAAAATCTCGTTTACCATTATGCTACCGCTGATGAAACAGGCTGGCTCTGGAGATATGCAATCTAATGTGTACGATTATACCATTTCTGAGATTGACGATATCATGATGCAAGATACGGAGGCACCAGAAAATAATAATGCTAGTGCTAAGAAGACCGATAGCGTGTTGTTGATGGAGGATGATCCGCAACTACGTGCTTATTTAGAGCAGCGACTGGCAGAAAAATATAATGTGTATACCGCAAGTGATGGTGCCGAAGGGTTGATAAAAGCAGAAAAAATTTATCCTCAACTAATTATTACCGATTTAGTAATGCCTAACCGAACTGGTTTGGATGTATGCAAAAGCTTGAGGCAAAATTTTAAAACTAGTCATATTCCCATCATCATGATTTCTGGAAATGGCGATGATAACCAAAACAAAATTAAAGCTTTGGAGTATGGTGCCAGTGTATTTATAGATAAACCTTTTGATGTTGATTACCTAATGCAGCAGGCGGAAACCATTCTCAAAAATCAGCAAGAACTGAAAGAGAAATACAGCAAGCGCATACAAGTAGACCCATCTAATGTAACGGTTACCTCTATGGACGAAGAACTACTGAGGAAAGCGATGAAGGTAATTGAAGAAAATATTGCCAATGCCAATTACTCGGTAGAAGATTTTGTGTCTGATATGAATGTAGGCAGAACCATCTTGTATCAAAAAATTCACGACATTGTGGGGATGTCTATCAAGGAATTTATCTTGAATATCCGCTTAAAAAGAAGTGCTTATTTGTTAGAAAAATCTGATTTAACGGTTGCCGAAGTGGCCTATGAAACAGGTTTTAATAACGCTAAATACTTTAGTGTTTGCTTTAAAAAACAGTTCGAATTAAGTCCTTCTGAGTTTAAAAAGAAAGCAGGTAAGAAGTAG
- a CDS encoding two-component regulator propeller domain-containing protein, with translation MKKYVLVACLITLLFQSVYAIDISKYRFHIMPETSYYGGIQSIAKDSLGRMWYTGPDALFMYDGNSFYQLDDVVFAIKPKGKWGYGSIVIDKTGNLFLSSGHGLLKFNYQKFSFEVVVDGIIRSLCLHNDGKLYMFSGDSLKSYDPKTQQVEGFRLPKNQSYNNIVSLNGNVFVTQEAALFKVQMNSRRLLPFANFGATTNAINDGLVFGGAYYFLTHRGGIHVTDAAGNLMKRIPVVVAGNQTMLSKKIYIDQTGIIWVATQAGLFFYDPVKETSSFLRMNLNDAFSLPNNSIWTISPDPDQGVWIGTYGGKIAYCSLYDSAGALF, from the coding sequence ATGAAAAAATACGTTCTAGTTGCTTGTTTGATTACACTACTTTTTCAAAGTGTTTATGCCATTGATATTTCGAAATATCGCTTTCATATTATGCCCGAAACTTCCTACTACGGCGGCATACAAAGTATTGCAAAAGACAGTTTGGGAAGAATGTGGTACACTGGGCCAGATGCGCTTTTCATGTACGATGGCAACAGTTTTTATCAGCTAGATGATGTTGTTTTTGCTATTAAACCTAAAGGAAAATGGGGCTATGGCTCTATTGTTATAGATAAAACAGGGAATTTGTTTTTGAGCTCTGGCCATGGACTGCTAAAATTTAATTACCAAAAATTTTCGTTCGAAGTAGTGGTTGATGGCATCATCCGTTCACTTTGCTTGCATAATGATGGTAAGCTTTACATGTTCTCTGGCGATAGCTTAAAAAGTTACGACCCAAAAACCCAGCAAGTCGAAGGATTTAGGTTGCCCAAAAATCAATCTTACAATAACATCGTTAGCTTAAACGGAAATGTGTTTGTAACCCAAGAGGCTGCTCTTTTTAAGGTGCAAATGAACAGTCGCCGTTTGCTACCATTCGCTAATTTTGGCGCAACAACCAATGCCATTAACGATGGTTTGGTGTTCGGTGGAGCTTACTATTTTCTTACACACAGGGGTGGTATACATGTTACAGATGCCGCGGGAAATTTGATGAAACGAATTCCGGTGGTGGTAGCTGGCAACCAAACCATGTTATCTAAGAAAATTTACATAGACCAAACTGGCATTATTTGGGTAGCTACGCAGGCTGGTTTATTCTTTTACGATCCGGTTAAGGAAACTAGCAGTTTTCTTCGCATGAATTTGAATGACGCCTTTTCACTTCCCAACAATTCCATTTGGACCATTTCTCCCGATCCAGACCAAGGTGTGTGGATAGGAACTTATGGTGGTAAAATTGCTTACTGTTCACTTTACGATTCTGCAGGTGCGTTATTTTAA